In Fimbriimonadaceae bacterium, the DNA window GGAGCAGTTCTGGTTCGTGCCCAAGGCCCACCGCGACATCACGCACCGCGCGCGGATGAAGCCGGAATCGTACGGGTCCATGAAGTTCATGCTCGAGCGTCTGTCGCCGATGGCCAAGGCGGGGCGGCTTGGGCCGATGCTGGTGCAGCTTCCTCCCAACCTCAAGCGCGACGACGACCGGCTCAAGTCGTTCCTGGAGGGAATTCCCCAGGGCCAGCGGTACGCGTTCGAGTTTCGGAACGCAACGTGGAACTGCGCAGAAGTGGTGGAGATCCTCCGCGGGGCGAACGCGGCCTGGGTCGCCTCCGAGACCGACGAGGACGACCTCGTCCACCACGACCCCGCCGATTTCTGGTACGTGCGTCTGCGGAAGTCCAGCTACGACGACGCCGCGCTCAAGGCGTGGGCGGAGAAGTTCCTGGCGAGCCAGAAGGAGTGTTTCGTCTTCTGCAAACACGAAGACGAAGGCGCCCCCTGGGAGTGGGCGGACCGGCTGCTCGAGCTCGTTGGTCGTTGATCGTTTGTCGTTTGTCGTTCCACAAACCACAAACCACAAACCACAAACCACGCTAGTCTTTCTTCCAAACCACGTGGCCGTCGGCGTACAAAATGGCGCGTCCGCCGTCGCCCTGCACGAACCCGAGTTCTGTTTGGGCGGGCTGCTCGATGTCCTTCATAGGTCCACCTTTGTAGGTGTAGGAGAAGCCCTGCAACAGGTCCGCGTTCTTGAGGTACGGCATGATCTGGCTTGAGATGTCGCCTGCGGGGGGAAAAACGTCGTCGTAGTCGGAGGCGTACATGATCAGCGCCAAGGCGCACTGTTTGCCCCGCGAGAGGACCTCCGCGCGTTCGGCCGCGGCGCGCAGTTCTCGAAGTTGATCCGCTCCGAGTTGCAGCAGCGGGCGCACGAAGAGGGCATCGTTCGACTTGTAGAGCACGGCGTCGTTCGTGGGAGAGAGTTTGGCAAGCCCTTGGAAATCGCCCGTGATCAGGGCTTGGCCGCCTTCGGGCCCTTCGCCCGAGAGGAGGAGCGCACGCGGAGAGGGCGTGACCTTGGGCCCGGAAAGGGTGACGGCGCCGAGCTGCAGAAGCGGCTTCGGCTCTTCGTAGATGTCGTTGGGCTTGTCGATGCGGGTGATCGCGCCGGTGCGCAGATCGAGGGCGTTGTAGTGAACTCGAACCGGGGTGGGCGGGGCACCGGCTGCCCGGGCGGCTTCGAATGCGC includes these proteins:
- a CDS encoding DUF72 domain-containing protein, with amino-acid sequence MIHIGLSGYSYKPWVGRFYPEDTKPDGYLAYYGTRYETVEMDGTWYRMPSEKAVETWLANTPEQFWFVPKAHRDITHRARMKPESYGSMKFMLERLSPMAKAGRLGPMLVQLPPNLKRDDDRLKSFLEGIPQGQRYAFEFRNATWNCAEVVEILRGANAAWVASETDEDDLVHHDPADFWYVRLRKSSYDDAALKAWAEKFLASQKECFVFCKHEDEGAPWEWADRLLELVGR